Proteins encoded within one genomic window of Candidatus Eisenbacteria bacterium:
- a CDS encoding CPBP family intramembrane glutamic endopeptidase gives MRLDPGAIGLSGWLFLFFHGTYIPWKAWRTKVQLDGLAALPSRSAFYSGAIISLAVLFPIALIVGFMHHMELYPRAWPTAAGWLQAAFTLVAMLVPVWPRWRAAVARGDRRISLFMPKGRKEQGLWVALSAMAALVEETTYRGVMFSLLLWATGSVAFATLIAAAVHGLAHAFQDKLSMGIVFLYGVLLQFLMLQSGSLYLPILVHFLFDVISGFTYARLGEEAGVLSTS, from the coding sequence ATGCGGCTCGACCCGGGAGCCATCGGCCTCAGCGGTTGGCTCTTCCTCTTCTTCCACGGCACCTACATCCCGTGGAAGGCGTGGAGGACCAAGGTCCAGCTCGATGGGTTGGCGGCGCTCCCGTCACGATCGGCCTTCTACTCCGGCGCGATCATCTCGCTGGCGGTGCTGTTCCCGATCGCGCTCATCGTCGGCTTCATGCACCACATGGAGCTCTACCCGCGCGCCTGGCCGACGGCCGCTGGATGGCTGCAGGCCGCCTTCACGCTGGTGGCCATGCTGGTGCCGGTGTGGCCGCGGTGGCGCGCGGCGGTGGCTCGAGGCGACCGCCGGATCTCCCTCTTCATGCCCAAAGGGCGTAAGGAGCAGGGACTGTGGGTGGCGCTTTCGGCGATGGCCGCGCTGGTCGAGGAGACCACCTACCGCGGGGTGATGTTCTCGCTGCTGCTCTGGGCCACCGGCAGCGTGGCCTTCGCCACCTTGATCGCGGCCGCGGTCCACGGCCTGGCCCATGCCTTCCAGGACAAGCTCTCGATGGGGATCGTTTTCCTCTACGGCGTGCTGCTCCAGTTCCTGATGCTGCAGAGCGGCTCGCTCTATCTGCCGATCCTCGTCCATTTCCTGTTCGACGTGATCTCCGGTTTCACGTACGCCCGGCTCGGAGAGGAAGCGGGCGTCCTGAGCACTTCCTAA